Proteins from one Planctomyces sp. SH-PL62 genomic window:
- a CDS encoding fatty acid desaturase, with product MSAEPASPSPTEMMKQIPYVLRRHRYLPGLGKFIAYYAAYLALVIGAVVLPGWPVKAFCVVAASLTIAGLYVLGHDAGHGSLVPGYRLNRWLARLAFLPAYAPLSSWHRAHVLLHHNFLRVRGKDMVWMPWSLEDYHAASIWRRGWYRFLRTLPGLSFYWTLGNWFPYLLFPPGTALGPRLKQFHLDRALVLGFAGVLFGALSLVAHAAEAWPWAEPVGSAGVVLLALVAPYLCWTWLVGLVDLVHHTHPRSICFADSSEWDYYDAAVRSTVHVILPFGLHWLANNILEHNAHHVDPRVPLHNLPEAQGRLEAAYPEDIHVEHLTLGYTLWLFRTCRLYDYERRRWLDYDGTPTSEAMRPTALGAIGRS from the coding sequence ATGAGCGCCGAGCCGGCCAGCCCCTCACCGACCGAGATGATGAAGCAGATCCCGTACGTCCTGCGTCGACACCGCTATCTGCCGGGGTTGGGCAAGTTCATCGCCTATTACGCCGCCTACCTCGCGCTCGTCATCGGGGCCGTCGTCTTGCCGGGGTGGCCGGTCAAGGCCTTCTGCGTCGTGGCTGCGTCGCTGACCATCGCGGGCCTCTACGTCCTCGGCCACGACGCGGGCCACGGCAGTCTGGTTCCGGGCTACCGCCTGAACCGATGGCTCGCCCGCCTGGCGTTCCTGCCGGCCTACGCCCCGCTCTCATCCTGGCACCGCGCCCATGTGCTCCTGCACCACAACTTCCTCCGCGTGCGCGGCAAGGACATGGTGTGGATGCCCTGGTCGCTCGAGGATTATCACGCGGCGTCGATCTGGAGGCGGGGCTGGTATCGTTTTCTGCGGACGCTGCCGGGACTGTCCTTCTACTGGACGCTGGGCAACTGGTTCCCCTACCTGCTATTCCCGCCCGGCACCGCGCTCGGCCCTCGGTTGAAGCAGTTCCACCTGGACAGGGCCCTCGTCCTCGGCTTCGCCGGCGTCCTGTTCGGCGCCTTGAGCCTGGTGGCCCACGCCGCCGAGGCGTGGCCCTGGGCCGAGCCCGTGGGCTCTGCGGGAGTCGTCCTCCTCGCCCTTGTCGCGCCCTACCTCTGCTGGACGTGGCTGGTGGGCCTGGTCGACCTGGTGCACCACACGCACCCGCGATCCATCTGCTTCGCTGACTCGTCCGAGTGGGACTATTACGACGCCGCCGTGAGGAGCACCGTGCACGTGATCCTGCCGTTCGGGCTCCACTGGCTGGCGAACAACATCCTGGAGCACAACGCCCACCACGTCGATCCGCGCGTGCCGCTGCACAACCTCCCGGAGGCCCAGGGCCGCCTGGAGGCCGCCTACCCCGAGGACATCCACGTCGAGCACCTGACCCTGGGATACACGCTGTGGCTCTTCCGGACGTGCAGGCTCTACGACTACGAGCGGCGGCGGTGGCTCGATTACGACGGCACGCCGACCAGCGAAGCCATGCGGCCCACGGCCCTGGGGGCGATCGGCCGTTCCTGA
- a CDS encoding S49 family peptidase, whose translation MRETVGEHRAAAIALIALIGLAGGTVGCATIPIQGLVETRTAFDGRVAATVEGPIKVEIPPATDPGPMVAVPVRAGRSAERIGIVDVDGLILNQNLAGLYSVGENPVAAFREKLEAAAADPSLRAVVLRINSPGGSVTASDILAEELRRFREATGRPVVVSLMDLATSGAYYVAVGGDRIIAHPTTVTGGMGALINHFNLQDASAQLNARSGAVKAGPKIEMGSYNGPLPDDDVELLQEMVDGFRGRFRERVAHHRKWMTPADFEAIDDGRVVAAEKALKLHMVDRLGYVHDALDEAESLVGIQGCEVVIFQRRGYPAHSLYAITPAPVDGGLVPFSLPGLDRAKLPTFLYLWQPDPTMLRLGGR comes from the coding sequence ATGCGGGAGACGGTCGGCGAACATCGTGCGGCGGCCATCGCGCTGATCGCGCTGATCGGCCTGGCCGGCGGGACCGTCGGCTGCGCGACGATCCCAATCCAGGGCCTCGTCGAGACGCGAACGGCGTTCGACGGCCGGGTCGCCGCGACCGTAGAGGGGCCGATCAAGGTGGAGATCCCGCCGGCCACCGATCCCGGACCGATGGTCGCCGTGCCCGTGAGGGCGGGACGGTCGGCGGAACGCATCGGGATCGTCGACGTGGACGGCCTGATCCTGAACCAGAACCTCGCCGGCCTGTACTCGGTCGGCGAGAACCCGGTCGCCGCCTTCCGCGAGAAGCTGGAGGCCGCCGCGGCCGACCCCTCGCTCCGGGCGGTCGTGCTGCGGATCAACAGCCCCGGCGGCAGCGTGACCGCCTCCGACATCCTCGCCGAGGAGCTGCGACGGTTTCGCGAGGCGACCGGCCGCCCGGTGGTCGTCTCCCTGATGGACCTGGCGACCTCCGGAGCCTATTACGTCGCCGTGGGCGGCGACCGCATCATCGCCCACCCCACCACCGTCACCGGCGGCATGGGGGCGCTCATCAATCATTTCAACCTCCAGGACGCCTCCGCCCAGCTCAACGCACGCTCCGGGGCGGTGAAGGCCGGGCCGAAGATCGAGATGGGATCCTACAACGGCCCCTTGCCGGACGACGACGTGGAGCTGCTGCAGGAGATGGTCGACGGCTTCCGAGGCCGGTTCCGCGAGCGCGTCGCCCATCATCGAAAGTGGATGACGCCGGCCGACTTCGAGGCGATCGACGACGGCCGGGTCGTCGCCGCCGAGAAGGCCCTGAAGCTCCACATGGTCGACCGCCTCGGCTACGTCCACGACGCCCTCGACGAGGCCGAGTCGCTCGTCGGGATCCAGGGCTGCGAGGTGGTGATCTTCCAGCGGCGGGGGTATCCGGCCCATTCGCTCTACGCGATCACGCCGGCCCCGGTCGACGGCGGGCTCGTCCCCTTCAGTCTCCCCGGGCTCGACCGGGCCAAGCTGCCGACCTTCCTGTACCTCTGGCAGCCCGACCCGACCATGCTGAGGCTCGGCGGGCGTTGA
- a CDS encoding type I polyketide synthase, which translates to MSRPLPRILATAPSGTDGAAIAIAASRAGALGILDLEGVEPGSAKTAVERAAALGGRVGIRIDPTAVDDAWLASLPPQADVVCVVGGDDARWEAASRRIAAAGRAALFEATDRTQARRASEAGAAGVILVGNEAGGRCGVESSFVLLQAVLADGGAPAWVRGGIGPFSAAGCVAAGAAGVVLDGGLLLAKESPLDETTREAIARLDGSETSLVRLADGAEARVHARPGPLVPGRAESLGRDAIGWASGRLWPIGQDAAFAARLARRHVTTGGIVRAVAEAIETGLEQSRSLRPMAAGSPLAEAHGTTYPIVQGPMTRVSDRAAFADAVAAGGALPFLALAMLRGAEVRDLLEDVRARLDGRPWGVGVLGFIGPELRREQIEAVREARPPFALIAGGRPDQARELEDAGIRTYLHAPSPGLLAQQLQAGARRFVLEGRECGGHVGPRSSLVLWEQAVAALLEAVDRGTPAEELYILFAGGVHDARSSAAVAAIAAPLAALGAKVGVLLGTAYLFTEEAVRTGAIVPKFQAEAIRCRGTVLLETGPGHEIRVGPSPFADAFADARRRLAAEGRTAEEIRSRLENLNAGRLRIATKGMERVGDAASPLVPVDEAGQYDRGAYMLGQVASLRESVTTIADLHGAIADGCDVVLAEAVAEAASTPPPATPSDVAIVGLSAVMPGAGDARTFWERTLQKVDSIAEIPPDRWDWRIYYDPDPKAPDKVVSRWGGFVPDVPFDPLRYGMPPSSLPSVEPVQLLVLEAVREALEDAGYADRPFPRDRTAVVLGMGGGAAQLAMGYAFRSYLPMLESVAPEAARAVREAAAPLLPEWTEDSFPGFLLNVAAGRVANRFDLGGSNYTVDAACGSSLAAAALAVRELETGAADMVILGGADTVQNPHTYLAFSKTHAFSPRGRCRPFDATADGIVISEGVGVVVLKRLADAERDGDRIYAVIKGVGSSSDGRARGLTAPNVDGQTRALRRAYAKSGVDPATIGYVEAHGTGTAVGDVVEMNALAGLLREAGAAAASCAVGSVKSMIGHTKCAAGIAGLINASLALHHKILPPTAGVDVVNPRADLADGPLRVSTELRPWFHDDATGPRRAGVSAFGFGGTNFHAVLEAYDRNLTPAPAASREWPAELLLWRSETSATLAASLERLERSLAEGAAPRLRDLARSLADRFDPAATSRPTLAIVASSLDDLKAKLAAAREAVSSGRDSLSDPRGIEYAACPAFNDAGVAFLFPGQGSQSLEMLGDLAATFPEVREAYEAFDAALRAEGRMPVTPRIFPPPALDAAACDRARRELTATDAAQPSIGAACVGMLRLLDALGVEADVLGGHSFGELVALHAAGAMGAEGLATLAEARGRLMAEAAVASPGAMAAIAGGPEAVAALLDPDDRVVIANLNGPKQTVVSGPREGIDRVAGRARSHGLRVAELPVACAFHSEAVAPAGRPLAESARLHLSASPELPVYSNLDAAPHPADPLAVADRLGEHLASPVRFAEMVEAMHAAGARVFVEVGPGAALGAMVGSILGDRPHRAVSTDAPGRPGVPALLKALAKLAAAGVVFRPARLTAGRDARRIDPERPPIGDGSPAPSPSTWLVNGSRSRPLGAPEPRRLGQSADFFDTAPPRDGRRATGPANGRHGPEALMDQYRTDGPRPSANGRGNGHDAPLPVEAPNGTPRPEAAAPATPLDPGAARVMEAFQQTMRAFLATQEATMLAYLGRRPTRAVDAPHPVQATPPPAGRGLEAYDRTPARPTPVVQAARAAAVPETPAATAMGPEAISERLVAIVRERTGYPAEMLKLDLDLEADLGIDSIKRIEILGTLRESVAGLESADDASLMDSLSRARTLREIVDRASAAVEVRRPAPREPQPSGETPAPAGGSASAVRRSTLEAVDAALDGEPDGLMRGGVVVLTDDGRGVAQALGKTIRAGGRAVKILSTEGVDFTSPVSIAAALDAARETGPIAGVVHALPLRAGKPPGLDPGEWGRRMGADVKSLFLLARAASDDLERAALNGGACLIAATAMGGAFAATGSAPDDFFPGQGGVAGLLKTLARELPAVRTRVVDLDPGEAVARLAEILAAEALSDDGWPEVGYRDGRRIRLRTIPAALDRSASLLSLAPGEPVLVTGGARGITAGVCEELALRWRPTLLLVGSSPPPADAEDPLTRGLETAAEIKAALLQGGRLAGREAPAELERAYRGLLNEREIRDSLRTLRAAGSVVEYARADVRDAGALARVVDRWRGRYGDPVGLIHGAGVIHDKLLRDKTPDSFDRVLGTKLDGALNLARLLRPEALRFSVFFSSVAGRFGNKGQVDYAAANESLNKLAVWLDRRWPGRVVSINWGPWSGLGMVSDLEGHLGRRGLGMIPPDVGRAALIDELMHGRKGDVEVVVAGALGSLDEPIRRPQAVAGATR; encoded by the coding sequence ATGAGCCGACCCCTGCCACGTATCCTGGCGACGGCCCCGAGCGGGACGGACGGGGCGGCGATCGCGATCGCCGCCTCGCGTGCCGGAGCCCTGGGAATCCTCGACCTCGAGGGCGTCGAGCCCGGGTCGGCGAAGACCGCCGTCGAGCGGGCCGCGGCGCTGGGAGGCCGGGTCGGGATTCGCATCGATCCGACCGCGGTGGACGACGCGTGGCTCGCCTCGCTCCCGCCGCAGGCCGACGTCGTCTGCGTCGTCGGCGGCGACGACGCGAGGTGGGAAGCCGCGTCCAGGCGGATCGCCGCGGCGGGCCGGGCCGCCCTGTTCGAGGCGACCGACCGCACGCAGGCGAGGCGAGCCAGCGAGGCCGGGGCGGCGGGGGTGATCCTCGTCGGCAACGAGGCCGGCGGTCGATGTGGCGTCGAATCCTCGTTCGTCCTGCTGCAGGCCGTACTCGCCGACGGCGGGGCGCCCGCCTGGGTCCGTGGCGGGATCGGCCCGTTCTCGGCGGCCGGCTGCGTGGCCGCGGGCGCCGCGGGCGTCGTCCTCGACGGCGGGCTGTTGCTGGCGAAGGAAAGCCCGCTGGACGAGACGACGCGCGAGGCGATCGCGCGGCTCGACGGCTCCGAAACCTCGCTCGTCCGGCTCGCGGACGGCGCGGAGGCCCGCGTGCACGCGCGGCCGGGTCCCCTCGTCCCCGGCCGGGCCGAATCCCTGGGGCGAGACGCGATCGGCTGGGCGTCGGGGCGACTCTGGCCGATCGGCCAGGACGCGGCGTTCGCCGCCCGCCTCGCGCGGCGCCACGTGACGACCGGCGGGATCGTCCGGGCCGTCGCCGAGGCGATCGAGACCGGCCTCGAGCAGTCGCGATCGCTGCGCCCGATGGCCGCCGGCTCGCCCCTGGCGGAGGCGCATGGCACGACCTACCCGATCGTGCAGGGGCCGATGACGCGGGTCAGCGATCGCGCCGCCTTTGCGGACGCGGTGGCCGCCGGCGGGGCCCTGCCCTTCCTCGCGCTGGCGATGCTCCGCGGGGCCGAGGTGCGTGACCTGCTGGAAGACGTCCGGGCGCGTCTCGATGGTCGCCCCTGGGGCGTGGGCGTGCTCGGCTTCATCGGGCCCGAGCTGCGGCGCGAGCAGATCGAAGCGGTCCGCGAGGCCCGCCCGCCGTTCGCCCTCATCGCCGGCGGCCGGCCCGACCAGGCCCGCGAGCTGGAAGACGCGGGGATCCGCACGTACCTGCACGCCCCCTCGCCCGGCCTGCTCGCGCAGCAGTTGCAGGCCGGCGCGCGGCGGTTCGTCCTCGAAGGCCGCGAGTGCGGGGGCCACGTCGGGCCCAGGTCGAGCCTGGTCCTCTGGGAGCAGGCCGTCGCCGCGCTCCTGGAAGCCGTCGACCGGGGTACCCCGGCCGAGGAACTCTACATCCTGTTCGCCGGCGGCGTCCACGACGCCCGATCGTCGGCGGCCGTTGCGGCGATCGCCGCCCCGCTCGCAGCCCTGGGCGCGAAGGTGGGCGTCCTGCTGGGCACGGCCTATCTCTTCACCGAGGAGGCCGTGAGGACCGGCGCGATCGTGCCCAAGTTCCAGGCCGAGGCGATCCGCTGCCGGGGGACGGTCCTGCTGGAGACCGGCCCGGGCCACGAGATCCGCGTAGGCCCCTCGCCGTTCGCCGACGCCTTCGCGGACGCACGACGCCGGCTCGCCGCCGAGGGCCGGACGGCCGAGGAGATCCGCTCTCGACTCGAGAACCTCAACGCGGGGCGGCTGCGGATCGCCACCAAGGGGATGGAGCGCGTCGGCGACGCCGCGTCGCCGCTCGTCCCCGTCGACGAGGCCGGCCAGTACGATCGCGGGGCCTACATGCTCGGCCAGGTCGCCTCCCTGCGCGAGAGCGTCACGACGATCGCCGACCTGCACGGCGCGATCGCGGATGGCTGCGACGTCGTGCTCGCCGAGGCCGTCGCGGAAGCCGCATCGACTCCCCCGCCCGCCACGCCTTCAGACGTTGCGATCGTCGGCCTCTCCGCCGTGATGCCGGGCGCCGGCGACGCCCGCACGTTCTGGGAGCGGACGCTCCAGAAGGTGGACTCGATCGCCGAGATCCCCCCCGATCGGTGGGACTGGCGGATTTATTACGACCCCGACCCGAAGGCCCCGGACAAGGTCGTTTCCAGGTGGGGCGGCTTCGTGCCGGACGTCCCCTTCGACCCGCTCCGCTACGGGATGCCGCCGTCGAGCCTGCCTTCGGTGGAGCCGGTCCAGCTGCTCGTCCTGGAGGCCGTCCGCGAAGCCCTGGAAGACGCCGGGTACGCCGACCGTCCCTTCCCCCGCGATCGGACGGCCGTGGTCCTGGGGATGGGGGGCGGGGCGGCCCAATTGGCGATGGGGTATGCGTTCCGCTCCTACCTCCCGATGCTCGAATCCGTGGCCCCGGAGGCGGCGAGGGCGGTCCGCGAGGCGGCCGCGCCCCTGCTGCCCGAGTGGACCGAGGACTCGTTCCCCGGCTTCCTGCTGAACGTCGCCGCCGGCCGGGTGGCGAACCGGTTCGACCTCGGAGGTTCGAACTACACCGTCGACGCCGCCTGCGGGTCGTCGCTGGCCGCGGCCGCGCTGGCCGTCCGCGAGCTGGAGACCGGCGCGGCGGACATGGTCATCCTCGGCGGGGCCGACACGGTCCAGAACCCGCACACCTACCTGGCCTTCAGCAAGACCCATGCGTTCTCCCCGCGCGGCCGCTGCCGCCCGTTCGATGCGACGGCCGACGGGATCGTCATCAGCGAGGGGGTCGGCGTCGTGGTGCTCAAGCGGCTGGCCGACGCCGAGCGCGACGGCGACCGGATCTACGCCGTGATCAAAGGGGTCGGCTCGTCGAGCGACGGCCGCGCCCGCGGGCTGACGGCACCAAACGTGGATGGCCAGACCCGGGCCCTGCGCCGCGCCTATGCGAAGTCGGGCGTGGACCCCGCGACGATCGGCTACGTGGAGGCCCACGGCACCGGGACGGCCGTGGGGGACGTCGTCGAGATGAACGCCCTCGCCGGGCTGCTCCGCGAGGCGGGCGCCGCGGCGGCGTCCTGCGCCGTGGGCTCGGTGAAGTCGATGATCGGGCACACGAAGTGCGCGGCGGGGATCGCGGGTCTGATCAACGCTTCGCTGGCGCTCCACCACAAGATCCTGCCCCCCACGGCCGGGGTCGACGTGGTCAACCCGAGGGCTGACCTCGCCGACGGCCCCCTGCGCGTCAGCACCGAGCTGCGCCCGTGGTTCCACGACGACGCGACGGGACCGCGGAGGGCGGGCGTCAGCGCCTTCGGGTTCGGCGGGACGAACTTCCACGCCGTGCTGGAGGCGTACGATCGCAATCTGACGCCCGCGCCGGCGGCCTCGCGCGAATGGCCCGCCGAGCTGCTCCTCTGGCGTTCCGAGACGTCCGCGACCCTGGCCGCATCGCTCGAACGGCTGGAGCGGTCGCTGGCCGAGGGCGCCGCCCCGAGGCTCCGCGACCTCGCGCGGTCGCTGGCCGACCGCTTCGATCCGGCCGCCACGTCGCGGCCGACGCTGGCGATCGTCGCCTCCTCGCTCGACGACCTCAAGGCCAAGCTCGCGGCCGCCCGCGAGGCGGTTTCCTCCGGGCGCGACTCCCTGAGCGACCCCCGAGGGATCGAGTACGCGGCGTGCCCGGCCTTCAACGACGCTGGGGTGGCGTTCCTCTTCCCCGGCCAGGGCTCGCAGTCGCTGGAGATGCTCGGCGACCTCGCCGCGACCTTCCCGGAGGTGCGCGAGGCCTACGAGGCGTTCGACGCCGCCCTGCGGGCCGAGGGGCGCATGCCGGTCACGCCCCGGATCTTCCCTCCCCCGGCGCTCGACGCCGCCGCCTGCGATCGGGCCCGTCGCGAGCTGACCGCGACCGACGCGGCCCAGCCCTCCATCGGCGCGGCCTGCGTCGGGATGCTTCGGCTCCTGGACGCCCTGGGGGTGGAGGCGGACGTCCTCGGGGGGCACAGCTTCGGCGAGCTCGTCGCGCTGCACGCGGCCGGCGCGATGGGGGCCGAAGGCCTCGCGACGCTCGCCGAGGCCCGGGGCCGGCTCATGGCCGAGGCCGCGGTCGCGAGCCCCGGCGCGATGGCCGCCATCGCCGGCGGTCCCGAGGCCGTCGCCGCTTTGCTCGACCCCGACGATCGCGTCGTGATCGCCAACCTCAACGGGCCGAAGCAGACCGTCGTCTCGGGCCCTCGCGAGGGCATCGACCGGGTCGCCGGGCGCGCCCGCTCGCACGGGCTCCGCGTCGCCGAGCTGCCGGTCGCCTGCGCCTTCCACTCCGAGGCCGTCGCCCCCGCCGGGAGGCCTTTGGCCGAGTCGGCCCGACTGCACCTCTCCGCCTCGCCCGAACTCCCGGTCTATTCGAACCTCGACGCCGCCCCCCACCCGGCCGACCCGCTCGCCGTCGCCGACCGCCTCGGCGAGCATCTCGCGTCGCCGGTCCGCTTCGCCGAGATGGTGGAGGCCATGCACGCGGCGGGCGCACGCGTCTTCGTCGAGGTCGGGCCCGGAGCGGCTCTCGGCGCGATGGTGGGGTCGATCCTCGGCGACCGACCGCATCGCGCGGTCTCGACGGACGCCCCGGGGCGCCCTGGCGTCCCTGCCCTCCTGAAGGCGCTTGCAAAGCTCGCCGCCGCGGGCGTCGTCTTCCGTCCCGCGCGACTCACGGCCGGGCGGGACGCGCGGCGCATCGACCCCGAGCGCCCGCCGATCGGCGACGGCTCGCCGGCGCCGTCCCCTTCCACCTGGCTCGTCAACGGCAGTCGGTCCCGGCCCCTCGGCGCGCCGGAGCCGAGGCGGCTCGGCCAGTCCGCCGACTTCTTCGACACCGCCCCTCCACGCGACGGTCGCCGGGCGACTGGGCCCGCGAACGGGCGGCACGGCCCCGAGGCGCTCATGGACCAGTACCGGACCGACGGGCCCAGGCCTTCCGCAAACGGCCGGGGGAATGGTCACGACGCGCCCCTTCCGGTCGAAGCCCCGAACGGCACACCTCGCCCCGAGGCGGCGGCCCCCGCCACCCCACTGGATCCGGGCGCGGCCCGCGTCATGGAAGCGTTCCAGCAGACGATGCGAGCCTTCCTGGCGACGCAAGAGGCGACGATGCTCGCCTACCTGGGCCGGAGGCCGACGCGGGCGGTCGACGCCCCCCACCCCGTGCAGGCGACGCCCCCGCCGGCCGGACGCGGCCTCGAAGCGTACGACCGGACGCCCGCCAGGCCGACGCCCGTCGTCCAGGCCGCCCGGGCGGCGGCGGTCCCCGAAACGCCGGCGGCGACGGCCATGGGGCCCGAGGCGATTTCCGAACGCCTGGTGGCGATCGTGCGCGAACGGACGGGCTACCCGGCCGAGATGCTCAAGCTCGACCTGGACCTGGAAGCCGACCTCGGCATCGATTCGATCAAGCGGATCGAGATCCTCGGGACGCTCCGCGAGTCGGTCGCCGGCCTCGAATCGGCCGACGACGCCTCGTTGATGGACTCCCTCTCGCGAGCCCGGACGCTCCGAGAGATCGTCGACCGCGCCTCGGCGGCGGTCGAGGTCCGCCGCCCCGCCCCTCGGGAGCCGCAGCCCTCGGGGGAGACGCCTGCGCCCGCCGGCGGGTCGGCCTCGGCCGTGCGACGGTCCACCCTGGAGGCCGTCGACGCCGCGCTCGACGGCGAGCCGGACGGCCTGATGCGCGGCGGCGTCGTCGTGCTGACCGACGACGGCCGCGGCGTGGCCCAGGCCCTGGGGAAGACCATCCGCGCCGGGGGGCGGGCCGTGAAGATCCTCTCGACCGAGGGGGTCGATTTTACGTCGCCGGTGTCCATCGCCGCCGCGCTCGACGCGGCCCGCGAGACGGGTCCGATCGCCGGCGTCGTCCACGCCCTGCCGCTCCGGGCCGGGAAGCCCCCGGGCCTGGACCCCGGCGAGTGGGGACGCCGCATGGGGGCCGATGTGAAGAGCCTCTTCCTGCTGGCCCGCGCCGCGTCGGACGACCTCGAACGGGCCGCTCTCAACGGCGGGGCTTGTCTGATCGCGGCGACCGCAATGGGCGGCGCATTCGCGGCGACCGGGTCGGCCCCCGACGATTTCTTCCCCGGCCAGGGAGGCGTCGCCGGCCTGCTGAAGACCCTGGCTCGCGAGCTGCCCGCGGTGCGCACCCGCGTGGTCGACCTCGACCCCGGCGAGGCCGTCGCCCGCCTCGCCGAGATCCTGGCGGCCGAGGCCCTCTCGGACGACGGCTGGCCGGAGGTGGGCTACCGCGACGGCCGCCGCATCCGGCTGCGGACCATCCCGGCCGCGCTCGACAGGTCGGCGTCGTTGCTTTCGCTCGCGCCCGGCGAGCCGGTCCTCGTCACCGGCGGTGCCCGGGGAATCACGGCGGGCGTCTGCGAGGAGTTGGCCCTCCGCTGGCGTCCGACGCTCCTGCTCGTCGGCTCGAGCCCGCCGCCGGCCGACGCCGAGGACCCGCTCACGCGGGGTCTGGAGACGGCCGCCGAGATCAAGGCGGCGCTCCTCCAGGGCGGTCGCCTCGCGGGCCGCGAGGCTCCCGCCGAGCTGGAGCGAGCCTACCGCGGGCTCCTCAACGAGCGGGAGATCCGCGACAGCCTGAGGACCTTGCGAGCGGCCGGCTCCGTCGTCGAATACGCCCGCGCCGACGTACGCGACGCCGGGGCCCTCGCCCGCGTCGTGGACCGTTGGCGCGGCCGGTACGGCGACCCCGTCGGCCTCATCCACGGGGCGGGCGTGATCCATGACAAGCTGCTCCGCGACAAGACGCCGGATTCGTTCGACCGGGTCCTGGGGACGAAGCTCGACGGCGCGTTGAACCTGGCGAGGCTGCTCCGACCGGAGGCGCTCCGCTTCTCCGTCTTCTTCTCCTCGGTGGCGGGCCGGTTCGGCAACAAGGGCCAGGTCGACTATGCGGCCGCGAACGAGTCGCTCAACAAGCTGGCCGTCTGGCTCGACCGCCGCTGGCCGGGTCGGGTGGTCTCCATCAACTGGGGTCCCTGGTCCGGCCTAGGGATGGTCTCCGACCTTGAAGGGCATCTCGGTCGGCGGGGCCTCGGGATGATCCCGCCGGACGTCGGCCGGGCCGCGCTGATCGACGAGCTGATGCACGGGCGCAAGGGGGACGTCGAGGTCGTGGTCGCGGGCGCCCTCGGCTCGCTCGACGAGCCGATCCGGCGTCCGCAGGCCGTCGCAGGGGCGACCCGATGA
- a CDS encoding NAD-dependent epimerase/dehydratase family protein, protein MTAGAEPGEWPVLVTGAGGFIGGHVARGLAAAGHRVVGLARRPPRVEPADPAIDWRIGDLREPDVRRGALRGVRGVVHAAGWVSLGADPTGESRVVNVEATRGLLADAAAAGVERFVYTSTLHTLAAGTAEEPADEATPWNLRTVDAPYSRTKREAERLTLDGFKGTAGVVVCPGMAIGPRDLKPTSTRVLLMMAAARCVFLPGGGIPVVDAEVVARAHRMALTEGEAGSRYAVVGPYLSYREMARLVARLAGRPRLVGPVPDAFERPLVALARALGRGKAGDGFSAAAVAGGFLRLHVSGARADRTFGLTHPPPIRSIYGALEDARRSGRAPWLHLRDPEAPPPD, encoded by the coding sequence TTGACGGCCGGGGCCGAGCCGGGAGAATGGCCCGTCCTGGTGACGGGCGCCGGCGGCTTCATCGGCGGACACGTCGCCCGCGGGCTGGCGGCGGCCGGCCACCGGGTCGTCGGGCTGGCTCGGAGGCCGCCTCGGGTCGAGCCGGCCGACCCGGCGATCGATTGGCGGATCGGCGACCTGCGCGAGCCGGACGTCCGCCGCGGGGCGCTCCGCGGCGTCAGGGGGGTGGTCCACGCGGCGGGCTGGGTCAGCCTCGGCGCGGACCCGACCGGGGAGTCGCGCGTCGTCAACGTCGAGGCCACGCGCGGCCTGCTCGCCGACGCCGCCGCGGCCGGCGTCGAGCGGTTCGTCTACACCTCGACCCTCCACACCCTTGCCGCAGGGACCGCCGAGGAGCCAGCCGACGAGGCGACCCCGTGGAATCTCCGGACGGTCGACGCCCCGTACTCGCGGACCAAGCGCGAGGCCGAAAGGCTGACGCTCGACGGCTTCAAGGGGACCGCCGGAGTGGTCGTCTGCCCCGGAATGGCGATCGGGCCGCGGGACCTCAAGCCGACCTCGACTCGGGTCCTCCTCATGATGGCCGCGGCCCGCTGCGTCTTCCTGCCCGGCGGGGGCATACCGGTCGTCGACGCGGAGGTCGTCGCGAGGGCCCATCGCATGGCACTCACGGAGGGCGAGGCCGGCTCCCGCTACGCGGTCGTCGGGCCGTACCTGAGCTACCGAGAGATGGCCCGGCTGGTGGCGCGCCTCGCCGGCCGGCCCCGGCTGGTCGGCCCCGTCCCCGACGCATTCGAACGCCCGCTGGTCGCCCTGGCCCGCGCGCTGGGGCGCGGCAAGGCGGGAGACGGATTCTCGGCCGCCGCGGTGGCCGGCGGCTTCCTGCGTCTCCACGTCAGCGGCGCCCGGGCCGACCGCACCTTCGGACTGACGCATCCGCCGCCGATCCGATCAATCTACGGCGCCCTCGAAGACGCCCGGCGATCCGGCCGAGCCCCCTGGCTCCACCTCCGCGATCCCGAGGCCCCGCCGCCGGACTGA